A region of Coccinella septempunctata chromosome 5, icCocSept1.1, whole genome shotgun sequence DNA encodes the following proteins:
- the LOC123314251 gene encoding uncharacterized protein LOC123314251 produces the protein MWKYFCGVVWFTIVGLQLGGTVELKAYLSDEGLHGTLTFTKEENNEIRIEANLETTLQYPSQVWSWSLNEFPVDYTITENRCENEILGKPLVNLDDVLGYLILPDNKSFEHVTNNLTLGGDSGIYGKSILLRNVDTNRRICASITMTDKTKEKTAVARFNSPISGDVYFRWFSTKDNQSDMLITTDLYHVRNKENHNKRALDFTQHKWKIYATDILDSEHDRSEQNCDILQLVFDPDNRGKGKSMGDIDQRLGKVKIALDHNKRKFKTLFRDDQLSLLPNDLSGPQRRLYLVIFEKNHEDVFLACANIRYEHPINAMSIIQSGGVKGEITFTQNTKFEPTFLNFNLTTSRGDLETRLVYSSSVAGYKIHELPIKPSKTVGQNENTCITTKYIYNPLKTNIAAQPPNGYGTQDQYAIGDLSGKLLRRNNASRLVEGEELTGSYWDVYLPLRGPHSIVHRSLVIYKNTQYPNKISQEPWICGGISLYENNFKYQKPVFTAEVLFRYPTVGRMLFRQAKEEPWADTSILIEYLVHADGASLNNSFNHRWAIHELPPGKDFYDWQERCKSSAGIYNPYKVDFDNKTDPIETCNLRSIGICRLGDLSSRHGPLDIAGRISEADKISRKMWTDPSLPLSGYHAILGKSLVLYDDFGPKARGERLACSRIGGVYRRKAVVRDWFPNGNDLSVKGRIEFIQQTEYDVTNVEVSLEGLVDNSGYHIHVVPVEENLEFPCEETTLYGHWNPLNVDPSSSPRLYQGTPDQYEMGDLSGKFGSLDNQTIFKVSYNDTMLPIFGPRSILGRSVVIHKRVTGDRWACSTIERGYSPSEARELRAIASFHHPSGYAYGYMKMRQLIHRDGSKSDTTIEVKLRYPGKNDRNVTRDHKWAIYVNPVGVDAAVKTQNTRCVAGGYIWNPYFTQLADPLNTELYDQECGPENPLRCHVGDLSARLGTVDIGVQRKVFTDSNLPLEGDVTAVGRSIVILSPNRRPERFACANIEPDYDIVKYANIEKPPRFVLAQFIDDIREVMGIPEWFITVDSRRTKLLHNNACVQLLLHFKGPIANKLEQDFNRLLSIGKLEAPSLYIPGYIKEKRKTKISYKQCGVRDPNDKKKSKRPFFFGSSGSSESVMLSWRCTLFGLISLYLLYI, from the exons ATGTGGAAATATTTTTGTGGTGTTGTTTGGTTCACGATTGTTG GTCTGCAGCTTGGTGGAACCGTAGAACTCAAGGCCTACCTTTCTGACGAAGGCCTCCACGGCACCCTAACATTCACCAAAGAAGAGAATAATGAAATCCGGATTGAAGCAAACCTAGAAACAACCCTCCAATACCCTAGTCAAGTATGGTCCTGGAGCCTGAACGAATTTCCCGTAGATTACACCATAACGGAAAACAGGTGCGAGAATGAGATCCTCGGCAAACCTCTGGTCAATCTCGACGATGTCCTCGGCTACCTCATTCTACCCGACAACAAATCATTCGAACACGTAACCAACAATTTGACCCTCGGGGGAGATTCTGGAATATACGGAAAATCCATCCTGCTCAGAAATGTCGATACCAATCGTAGAATTTGCGCTTCGATCACCATGACAGACAAAACCAAAGAGAAGACAGCGGTGGCTAGGTTCAACTCCCCCATATCAGGCGATGTCTACTTCAGGTGGTTCTCGACCAAGGACAACCAAAGCGACATGCTGATAACCACCGATCTGTACCACGTGAGGAACAAGGAGAACCACAACAAGAGAGCTCTGGATTTCACCCAACACAAATGGAAGATATACGCGACAGACATCTTAGACTCAGAACACGATAGATCGGAACAGAACTGCGACATCCTTCAGTTGGTCTTCGATCCTGACAACAGGGGCAAAGGAAAATCCATGGGGGACATCGACCAGCGGCTGGGAAAGGTCAAAATCGCCCTGGATCACAACAAGAGGAAGTTCAAGACGTTGTTCAGAGACGACCAGTTGAGCCTGTTGCCAAACGATCTATCTGGGCCTCAAAGGAGGCTGTATCTCGTTATATTCGAGAAGAATCACGAGGATGTGTTCTTAGCTTGTGCCAATATCCGATACGAGCATCCGATAAATGCCAT GTCCATAATTCAATCAGGAGGAGTTAAAGGTGAAATAACATTCACTCAAAACACCAAATTCGAGCCCACATTTCTAAATTTCAACCTCACAACTTCCCGCGGAGACTTGGAAACCAGACTGGTCTACAGCTCCTCCGTGGCGGGTTACAAGATTCACGAACTTCCAATAAAACCCTCCAAGACGGTGGGTCAAAATGAGAACACTTGCATCACCACCAAGTACATTTACAATCCTCTGAAGACCAATATAGCTGCCCAACCGCCGAATG GTTATGGTACCCAGGACCAATACGCCATTGGAGACCTATCAGGAAAGTTGTTACGTCGCAACAACGCCTCTAGGCTGGTTGAAGGTGAGGAACTGACAGGATCGTACTGGGATGTTTATTTACCCCTCAGAGGACCTCATTCAATCGTTCACCGATCCCTAGTAATATATAA GAACACTCAATACCCTAACAAGATATCACAAGAACCGTGGATATGTGGCGGGATCAGTCTTTACgagaataatttcaaatatcagaaACCAGTATTCACAGCTGAAGTACTTTTCCGATACCCAACAGTGGGCAGGATGTTGTTCAGACAAGCTAAGGAAGAACCGTGGGCGGATACCTCTATCTTGATAGAGTATTTGGTGCATGCCGATGGGGCTTCACTCAATAACTCCTTCAATCATAGATGGGCTATTCACGAGTTGCCTCCAGGAAAAGACTTTTATGATTGGCAAGAAAGATGCAAGAGTTCTGCAGGAATATACAATCCATATAAG GTAGATTTCGACAATAAAACAGATCCGATAGAAACTTGCAACCTCAGGAGCATAGGAATATGCAGATTAGGCGACTTATCATCCAGGCATGGACCTTTAGACATCGCAGGAAGGATTTCGGAAGCAGACAAAATATCGAGGAAGATGTGGACAGATCCATCCTTACCCCTATCTGGTTATCACGCAATACTGGGAAAATCCTTGGTCTTGTACGACGATTTTGGTCCTAAAGCCAGAGGGGAACGTCTTGCTTGCTCGAG AATTGGCGGAGTTTATAGAAGAAAAGCGGTGGTAAGGGATTGGTTCCCGAACGGAAACGACCTAAGTGTTAAAGGAAGAATAGAATTCATTCAGCAGACAGAATATGATGTGACAAACGTTGAGGTATCACTGGAAGGTCTTGTGGATAATAGCGGGTACCACATCCATGTT GTACCAGTGGAGGAAAATCTTGAATTCCCCTGCGAAGAGACAACGTTGTACGGCCACTGGAACCCTTTGAACGTCGATCCTTCCTCGTCACCCAGATTGTACCAAGGAACTCCGGATCAATATGAAATGGGCGACCTCAGTGGTAAATTTGGCTCGCTCGATAATCAGACCATATTCAAAGTTTCTTATAACGACACCATGTTGCCTATATTTGGACCACGAAGCATCCTTGGTAGATCCGTGGTGATCCACAAAAGG GTTACAGGGGATAGATGGGCTTGTTCGACCATAGAGCGTGGTTATAGCCCTTCAGAAGCTAGAGAACTGCGAGCTATAGCTTCATTCCACCACCCTTCAGGTTACGCATACGGCTATATGAAAATG AGACAACTGATTCACAGGGATGGAAGCAAAAGTGATACAACCATAGAAGTAAAGTTAAGATACCCTGGGAAAAATGATAGGAACGTC ACAAGGGACCACAAATGGGCGATTTATGTTAATCCTGTGGGTGTTGATGCGGCCGTTAAAACTCAGAACACAAGATGCGTTGCTGGTGGATACATATGGAACCCATATTTCACACAACTGGCCGATCCTTTGAAC acagagttgtATGATCAAGAATGTGGCCCAGAAAACCCACTCAGATGCCATGTTGGCGACCTATCTGCTCGACTTGGTACGGTCGATATTGGAGTCCAACGAAAAGTTTTTACCGACTCCAATCTTCCACTGGAAGGAGACGTGACTGCTGTGGGTAGATCTATTGTCATTTTAAGCCCTAACAGAAGGCCAGAAAGATTCGCCTGTGCTAACATCGAACCGGACTATGACATCGTCAAATATGCCAATATAGAGAAGCCCCCCAGATTCGTACT agCACAATTTATCGATGACATAAGGGAAGTTATGGGAATCCCAGAGTGGTTTATCACTGTCGATTCAAGAAGGACCAAACTTCTTCACAACAACGCCTGCGTTCAACTTCTATTGCATTTTAAGGGTCCCATCGCTAATAAGTTAGAGCAAGACTTCAACCGTCTATTATCGATAGGAAAATTGGAAGCACCTTCCCTTTATATCCCCGGGTACATCAAGGAAAAAAGGAAGACCAAAATTTCATACAAGCAGTGCGGAGTACGCGATCCAAATGATAAGAAAA aatcTAAGCGGCCATTTTTCTTTGGAAGTAGTGGATCTTCAGAGTCCGTCATGTTATCTTGGAGATGCACACTTTTCGGTTTAATTTCACTGTATTTATTGTATATTTGA